Within the Oryzias melastigma strain HK-1 linkage group LG8, ASM292280v2, whole genome shotgun sequence genome, the region GCTTGCTAAGTGTTATTACGATTATTTTACTCTTATTGTCGTCGTATAACGTCTCTATTGATGCTTATGatagattttttagactaaacctcttatttttttgtcttcaggtTCAGCTGGTCGGTCTGGAGGAGGAGAGCTCCGAGTTTGTCTGCAGGAACACGTTTGATCACCCTTACCCAACCACCAAGATCATGTGGATCCCGGACACCAAAGGGGTCTACCCAGACCTGTTGGCCACCAGCGGAGACTATCTGCGCATTTGGAGGGTAGGCTGTCAAACCTCTGTCACCTGCTGCGTCtgagatgtttgtgtttgggTCATCTCTCTTTAACTGGAGTGTTTTATCCCACTTTGGAAACTGggaatttcaaacaaaattattcatgtattttccaTAATTTACATACCTGCATCACTACTTTGTGtatttgaaactgaaacacATTTGTATTAAGGAGGCATTTCAGACCTGTAAGCATAATGTTACAAtaatcaaacaaaactttatttataaagcactttttataCAATTGTAATGCAGAGACCTTTAtagacaaagaaaataaaaaggaaattattaaACATGAACATACTTAAATGAAATTCAAAATAGAAATAGTGGAAAACTTGGACAGAATCTTATGCAAGgataaagtattttaataaaacatatatttgaatttggctgctgaagatgctagcgctgatagctgaagatgctgaaattggtagctaaaaactctgaagctgatagctgaaaatgctgaagttaatagctgaaaaagctgaagctgatagccagctctaaaatattaaccaaatgtcaaattagcctaaaaaactaaaaataaaacaaaacataggttagccaaagcagctagtatgtagctgaaatgttagctaaacttcaaaacaccctaaaaaaaggcaaaattagccaaaaacagctactgtgtaaatattatcctaactccaaaacagttcggctaatatttacaataatcttaacaaaaaaaagcctatattagccaaaacagctagcatgtagctgaaatattagctaaactccaaaacagcctaaaaagtcttagtaaggccaaaatagtccaaaaaactatcagaacacaagctgtaactttttaacaaaattatgaattaaaaaaaggaaggaatattgttccagaataaatcaacttacaTATGAGCACGCTTGTTAATTGGATTCCaacatcattttaaattattaaaataaaataaaaaaacagacacgaCCTGGTATATACATGCTTATTGAACGATTTTGCCTCTGAAACTGATTTAGAGATTTTGATTGACAGTAAAGAAACAGATGTGCATCCATAGAGGATGGTGATGAAATTTGCTGGAAGTCTTGCTGACTTTAAtagatttgtctttttgttttcttcaggttaGCGACACAGAAACACGTCTGGAGTGTTTGCTAAATAACAACAAGAACTCCGACTTCTGTGCCCCTCTCACCTCCTTTGACTGGAATGAAGTTGATCCCAATCTTCTGGGTAAGAAATAATACATGAAAGCCCAGTTTAGGCGAAATGTTAATGATTAACTTGTTTTGTGACGTTTTAGGAGGATTTATTTAGAAACGATGTGTGTTATTTGACAGGAACGTCCAGCATCGACACCACCTGCACTATCTGGGGCTTGGAGACGGGTCAGGTGTTAGGACGAGTAAATCTGGTGTCTGGACACGTGAAGACCCAGTTAATCGCTCACGACAAAGAGGTCTGTGCTCGTCCTGACCGTTAACTGTCCGTTACATTTGTCCGTAGAGAGGAGTTTTTAAACCCCCTCCCGTCTCTGTAGGTGTACGACATCGCTTTCAGCCGCGCAGGAGGGGGCAGAGACATGTTTGCTTCCGTAGGAGCCGACGGGTCCGTCCGCATGTTTGACCTGCGGCATCTGGAGCACAGCACCATCATCTACGAAGACCCCCAGCACCACCCGCTTCTCCGTCTCTGCTGGAACAAACAGGACCCCAACTATCTGGCCACGATGGCCATGGACGGCATGGAGGTGAATGAGTCCGCATTGAAACTGATGAATACAAGTCATTCAATCTGCTGTAAGAGTGAAGTTAATTAGGGTGGAACTGCAGTATTTGATgtagttaattatttattttgtcatttgcaGATATCATTCGTAatttaacttttgttaaaaaataaagaacgtCGTTGCACTGTCGTTACAAAAACGCGTCCTCATGGTGTCTTTGTGGCAGGTGGTCATCCTGGATGTGCGTGT harbors:
- the dcaf7 gene encoding DDB1- and CUL4-associated factor 7, with product MSLHGKRKEIYKYEAPWTVYAMNWSVRPDKRFRLALGSFVEEYNNKVQLVGLEEESSEFVCRNTFDHPYPTTKIMWIPDTKGVYPDLLATSGDYLRIWRVSDTETRLECLLNNNKNSDFCAPLTSFDWNEVDPNLLGTSSIDTTCTIWGLETGQVLGRVNLVSGHVKTQLIAHDKEVYDIAFSRAGGGRDMFASVGADGSVRMFDLRHLEHSTIIYEDPQHHPLLRLCWNKQDPNYLATMAMDGMEVVILDVRVPCTPVARLNNHRACVNGIAWAPHSSCHICTAADDHQALIWDIQQMPRAIEDPILAYTAEGEINNVQWASTQPDWIAICYNNCLEILRV